From Silurus meridionalis isolate SWU-2019-XX chromosome 14, ASM1480568v1, whole genome shotgun sequence, a single genomic window includes:
- the sgo1 gene encoding shugoshin 1 isoform X2: MARERVVQKKSFQQSLDDIKEKMKEKRNKRLASACAASRGLSKLKTTASVKPFVLKSVQVNNKALALALQAEREKLRQAQGIILQLKKERQALIFHLLMMKRALSAGTIAKCAQTSSSEEPQLVLVLSPSPRGVEQAEVVTGEEELRPFESLTQQGEDEALGGSTNTTASLPSTVGMRRRRDGRKRSERRRSSLFNPASVDACVMEEVEPQSSDMAECPERHLDAGITERTSTDVAEHVAPAENTAAGGQSSLRKDSVDAFDSELSDLAAVQHSTPEPPQRCVSRQTKRKVVQSATKPERGRRVERAPLKKPWEKPRARSKSRTTAAGSVPASSDRLNSSLGGNDTFDFDCEEAIHVTPFRGGGKPSEAPPSPIIVPSPVAPPPPAPASEDSLPSEAEQDADDSLYVPERKLRRTRDPPPRRARSKRRSAQTRGKENTRPKQKHTVPERSGNVKKCAEAEHVPLSSKAELHLPHSPAAELHLTEAHVSFPAVKCNPSNPDQEFAEAAVSGKKVSSPPPEITTADVGLVIDSPLFELTNCPNQSSEPENIMSVVMDKSRRRKGGLVVRSCLGLALNDVTNLSPAAYQRPLLGRDSTPGLTRKRRCTGVVSYKEPSISSKLRRGDKFTDTRFLRSPVFKQKSRHSLKAMEKYNESFVGCL; encoded by the exons ATGGCGCGCGAGCGGGTGGTGCAGAAGAAGTCATTCCAGCAGAGTCTGGACGACATTAAGgagaagatgaaggagaagcGGAACAAGCGCCTGGCGAGCGCGTGTGCTGCAAGTCGAGGACTTTCTAAACTGAAGACCACCG CCTCGGTGAAGCCATTTGTCCTGAAAAGTGTGCAGGTGAATAATAAAGCGCTGGCCCTGGCTCTGCAGGCGGAGAGAGAGAAGCTACGGCAAGCACAAGGGATCATTCTGCAGCTGAAGAAAGAACGCCAGGCCCTCATCTTCCACCTGCTGATGATGAAGAGGGCTCTGAGTGCAGGGACCATAGCCAAATGTGCACAG ACGTCTTCTTCAGAGGAGCCGCAGTTAGTCCTCGTCCTGTCTCCCAGCCCgag GGGTGTGGAACAAGCTGAGGTGGTCACTGGGGAAGAGGAACTCCGCCCTTTTGAGTCTCTCACACAGCAGGGGGAag ACGAGGCTCTGGGAGGTTCCACTAATACTACGGCCTCACTGCCTTCCACTGTCGGAATGCGACGTCGTCGAGATGGAAGGAAACGTTCTGAGCGAAGGCGGAGCTCACTATTTAACCCCGCCTCTGTTGATGCTTGTGTAATGGAAGAGGTGGAGCCTCAGAGCTCTGACATGGCTGAGTGTCCTGAGCGCCACCTCGATGCAGGCATTACAGAACGTACCAGCACTGATGTCGCTGAGCATGTAGCTCCTGCTGAAAACACTGCAGCTGGCGGTCAAAGTTCACTCCGGAAAGATTCAGTTGATGCATTTGACTCTGAACTTTCGGACCTCGCAGCCGTGCAGCACTCGACTCCGGAGCCTCCACAGCGCTGTGTGTCCAGACAGACGAAACGGAAAGTGGTTCAGTCGGCTACCAAGCCAGAGCGTGGACGCAGAGTGGAGCGTGCACCGCTGAAGAAACCCTGGGAG AAGCCGCGTGCTCGTTCTAAGAGTCGCACGACGGCGGCCGGTTCTGTTCCCGCTTCCAGTGACCGCTTAAACTCGTCCCTTGGCGGTAACGACACGTTCGACTTCGACTGCGAAGAAGCCATTCATGTCACGCCGTTCCGAGGAGGAGGCAAACCCTCAGAAGCCCCTCCCTCTCCTATCATAGTTCCATCCCCTGTTGCTCCGCCCCCTCCCGCCCCAGCAAGTGAGGACTCTCTCCCTTCAGAAGCCGAGCAGGACGCAGACGACAGTCTGTACGTACCGGAAAGGAAGTTGAGACGGACTCGTGATCCTCCACCACGCCGCGCTCGCTCTAAGAGAAGGTCCGCTCAGACGAGAGGGAAGGAGAACACCAGGCCAAAACAGAAGCACACGGTTCCAGAGAGATCTG GAAACGTCAAAAAATGTGCCGAAGCTGAACATGTCCCGTTGTCGAGCAAAGCAGAGCTACATCTTCCACACTCCCCTGCTGCAGAGCTGCACTTAACTGAGGCTCATGTATCTTTTCCTGCTGTGAAGTGTAACCCATCAAATCCAGACCAGGAGTTTGCAGAAG CTGCTGTGTCTGGAAAGAAAGTGTCGTCTCCTCCACCTGAAATCACTACTGCAGACGTGGGGCTTGTAATTGACAGTCCTCTGTTTGAATTGACAAACTGTCCAAACCAATCATCAGAGCCGGAGAACATCATGTCTGTGGTGATGGACAAGTCAAGGAGGAGAAAAG GTGGTCTTGTAGTTCGCTCCTGTCTGGGCTTGGCTTTGAATGATGTGACCAATCTCTCTCCTGCAGCCTATCAGAGGCCTCTCTTGGGCAGAGACTCCACCCCCGGCCTCACCCGCAAAAGACGCTGCACGGGTGTAGTCAGCTACAAAGAACCGTCAATCAGCTC GAAGCTGCGGCGTGGAGACAAGTTCACAGACACTCGTTTTCTGCGCTCGCCCGTCTTCAAACAGAAATCTCGACACTCCCTTAAAGCCATGGAGAAATACAACGAGTCGTTTGTGGGCTGTCTCTGA
- the sgo1 gene encoding shugoshin 1 isoform X1 produces MARERVVQKKSFQQSLDDIKEKMKEKRNKRLASACAASRGLSKLKTTASVKPFVLKSVQVNNKALALALQAEREKLRQAQGIILQLKKERQALIFHLLMMKRALSAGTIAKCAQTSSSEEPQLVLVLSPSPRGVEQAEVVTGEEELRPFESLTQQGEVDEALGGSTNTTASLPSTVGMRRRRDGRKRSERRRSSLFNPASVDACVMEEVEPQSSDMAECPERHLDAGITERTSTDVAEHVAPAENTAAGGQSSLRKDSVDAFDSELSDLAAVQHSTPEPPQRCVSRQTKRKVVQSATKPERGRRVERAPLKKPWEKPRARSKSRTTAAGSVPASSDRLNSSLGGNDTFDFDCEEAIHVTPFRGGGKPSEAPPSPIIVPSPVAPPPPAPASEDSLPSEAEQDADDSLYVPERKLRRTRDPPPRRARSKRRSAQTRGKENTRPKQKHTVPERSGNVKKCAEAEHVPLSSKAELHLPHSPAAELHLTEAHVSFPAVKCNPSNPDQEFAEAAVSGKKVSSPPPEITTADVGLVIDSPLFELTNCPNQSSEPENIMSVVMDKSRRRKGGLVVRSCLGLALNDVTNLSPAAYQRPLLGRDSTPGLTRKRRCTGVVSYKEPSISSKLRRGDKFTDTRFLRSPVFKQKSRHSLKAMEKYNESFVGCL; encoded by the exons ATGGCGCGCGAGCGGGTGGTGCAGAAGAAGTCATTCCAGCAGAGTCTGGACGACATTAAGgagaagatgaaggagaagcGGAACAAGCGCCTGGCGAGCGCGTGTGCTGCAAGTCGAGGACTTTCTAAACTGAAGACCACCG CCTCGGTGAAGCCATTTGTCCTGAAAAGTGTGCAGGTGAATAATAAAGCGCTGGCCCTGGCTCTGCAGGCGGAGAGAGAGAAGCTACGGCAAGCACAAGGGATCATTCTGCAGCTGAAGAAAGAACGCCAGGCCCTCATCTTCCACCTGCTGATGATGAAGAGGGCTCTGAGTGCAGGGACCATAGCCAAATGTGCACAG ACGTCTTCTTCAGAGGAGCCGCAGTTAGTCCTCGTCCTGTCTCCCAGCCCgag GGGTGTGGAACAAGCTGAGGTGGTCACTGGGGAAGAGGAACTCCGCCCTTTTGAGTCTCTCACACAGCAGGGGGAag TAGACGAGGCTCTGGGAGGTTCCACTAATACTACGGCCTCACTGCCTTCCACTGTCGGAATGCGACGTCGTCGAGATGGAAGGAAACGTTCTGAGCGAAGGCGGAGCTCACTATTTAACCCCGCCTCTGTTGATGCTTGTGTAATGGAAGAGGTGGAGCCTCAGAGCTCTGACATGGCTGAGTGTCCTGAGCGCCACCTCGATGCAGGCATTACAGAACGTACCAGCACTGATGTCGCTGAGCATGTAGCTCCTGCTGAAAACACTGCAGCTGGCGGTCAAAGTTCACTCCGGAAAGATTCAGTTGATGCATTTGACTCTGAACTTTCGGACCTCGCAGCCGTGCAGCACTCGACTCCGGAGCCTCCACAGCGCTGTGTGTCCAGACAGACGAAACGGAAAGTGGTTCAGTCGGCTACCAAGCCAGAGCGTGGACGCAGAGTGGAGCGTGCACCGCTGAAGAAACCCTGGGAG AAGCCGCGTGCTCGTTCTAAGAGTCGCACGACGGCGGCCGGTTCTGTTCCCGCTTCCAGTGACCGCTTAAACTCGTCCCTTGGCGGTAACGACACGTTCGACTTCGACTGCGAAGAAGCCATTCATGTCACGCCGTTCCGAGGAGGAGGCAAACCCTCAGAAGCCCCTCCCTCTCCTATCATAGTTCCATCCCCTGTTGCTCCGCCCCCTCCCGCCCCAGCAAGTGAGGACTCTCTCCCTTCAGAAGCCGAGCAGGACGCAGACGACAGTCTGTACGTACCGGAAAGGAAGTTGAGACGGACTCGTGATCCTCCACCACGCCGCGCTCGCTCTAAGAGAAGGTCCGCTCAGACGAGAGGGAAGGAGAACACCAGGCCAAAACAGAAGCACACGGTTCCAGAGAGATCTG GAAACGTCAAAAAATGTGCCGAAGCTGAACATGTCCCGTTGTCGAGCAAAGCAGAGCTACATCTTCCACACTCCCCTGCTGCAGAGCTGCACTTAACTGAGGCTCATGTATCTTTTCCTGCTGTGAAGTGTAACCCATCAAATCCAGACCAGGAGTTTGCAGAAG CTGCTGTGTCTGGAAAGAAAGTGTCGTCTCCTCCACCTGAAATCACTACTGCAGACGTGGGGCTTGTAATTGACAGTCCTCTGTTTGAATTGACAAACTGTCCAAACCAATCATCAGAGCCGGAGAACATCATGTCTGTGGTGATGGACAAGTCAAGGAGGAGAAAAG GTGGTCTTGTAGTTCGCTCCTGTCTGGGCTTGGCTTTGAATGATGTGACCAATCTCTCTCCTGCAGCCTATCAGAGGCCTCTCTTGGGCAGAGACTCCACCCCCGGCCTCACCCGCAAAAGACGCTGCACGGGTGTAGTCAGCTACAAAGAACCGTCAATCAGCTC GAAGCTGCGGCGTGGAGACAAGTTCACAGACACTCGTTTTCTGCGCTCGCCCGTCTTCAAACAGAAATCTCGACACTCCCTTAAAGCCATGGAGAAATACAACGAGTCGTTTGTGGGCTGTCTCTGA
- the sgo1 gene encoding shugoshin 1 isoform X3: protein MARERVVQKKSFQQSLDDIKEKMKEKRNKRLASACAASRGLSKLKTTASVKPFVLKSVQVNNKALALALQAEREKLRQAQGIILQLKKERQALIFHLLMMKRALSAGTIAKCAQTSSSEEPQLVLVLSPSPRGVEQAEVVTGEEELRPFESLTQQGEVDEALGGSTNTTASLPSTVGMRRRRDGRKRSERRRSSLFNPASVDACVMEEVEPQSSDMAECPERHLDAGITERTSTDVAEHVAPAENTAAGGQSSLRKDSVDAFDSELSDLAAVQHSTPEPPQRCVSRQTKRKVVQSATKPERGRRVERAPLKKPWEKPRARSKSRTTAAGSVPASSDRLNSSLGGNDTFDFDCEEAIHVTPFRGGGKPSEAPPSPIIVPSPVAPPPPAPASEDSLPSEAEQDADDSLYVPERKLRRTRDPPPRRARSKRRSAQTRGKENTRPKQKHTVPERSGNVKKCAEAEHVPLSSKAELHLPHSPAAELHLTEAHVSFPAVKCNPSNPDQEFAEAAVSGKKVSSPPPEITTADVGLVIDSPLFELTNCPNQSSEPENIMSVVMDKSRRRKAYQRPLLGRDSTPGLTRKRRCTGVVSYKEPSISSKLRRGDKFTDTRFLRSPVFKQKSRHSLKAMEKYNESFVGCL from the exons ATGGCGCGCGAGCGGGTGGTGCAGAAGAAGTCATTCCAGCAGAGTCTGGACGACATTAAGgagaagatgaaggagaagcGGAACAAGCGCCTGGCGAGCGCGTGTGCTGCAAGTCGAGGACTTTCTAAACTGAAGACCACCG CCTCGGTGAAGCCATTTGTCCTGAAAAGTGTGCAGGTGAATAATAAAGCGCTGGCCCTGGCTCTGCAGGCGGAGAGAGAGAAGCTACGGCAAGCACAAGGGATCATTCTGCAGCTGAAGAAAGAACGCCAGGCCCTCATCTTCCACCTGCTGATGATGAAGAGGGCTCTGAGTGCAGGGACCATAGCCAAATGTGCACAG ACGTCTTCTTCAGAGGAGCCGCAGTTAGTCCTCGTCCTGTCTCCCAGCCCgag GGGTGTGGAACAAGCTGAGGTGGTCACTGGGGAAGAGGAACTCCGCCCTTTTGAGTCTCTCACACAGCAGGGGGAag TAGACGAGGCTCTGGGAGGTTCCACTAATACTACGGCCTCACTGCCTTCCACTGTCGGAATGCGACGTCGTCGAGATGGAAGGAAACGTTCTGAGCGAAGGCGGAGCTCACTATTTAACCCCGCCTCTGTTGATGCTTGTGTAATGGAAGAGGTGGAGCCTCAGAGCTCTGACATGGCTGAGTGTCCTGAGCGCCACCTCGATGCAGGCATTACAGAACGTACCAGCACTGATGTCGCTGAGCATGTAGCTCCTGCTGAAAACACTGCAGCTGGCGGTCAAAGTTCACTCCGGAAAGATTCAGTTGATGCATTTGACTCTGAACTTTCGGACCTCGCAGCCGTGCAGCACTCGACTCCGGAGCCTCCACAGCGCTGTGTGTCCAGACAGACGAAACGGAAAGTGGTTCAGTCGGCTACCAAGCCAGAGCGTGGACGCAGAGTGGAGCGTGCACCGCTGAAGAAACCCTGGGAG AAGCCGCGTGCTCGTTCTAAGAGTCGCACGACGGCGGCCGGTTCTGTTCCCGCTTCCAGTGACCGCTTAAACTCGTCCCTTGGCGGTAACGACACGTTCGACTTCGACTGCGAAGAAGCCATTCATGTCACGCCGTTCCGAGGAGGAGGCAAACCCTCAGAAGCCCCTCCCTCTCCTATCATAGTTCCATCCCCTGTTGCTCCGCCCCCTCCCGCCCCAGCAAGTGAGGACTCTCTCCCTTCAGAAGCCGAGCAGGACGCAGACGACAGTCTGTACGTACCGGAAAGGAAGTTGAGACGGACTCGTGATCCTCCACCACGCCGCGCTCGCTCTAAGAGAAGGTCCGCTCAGACGAGAGGGAAGGAGAACACCAGGCCAAAACAGAAGCACACGGTTCCAGAGAGATCTG GAAACGTCAAAAAATGTGCCGAAGCTGAACATGTCCCGTTGTCGAGCAAAGCAGAGCTACATCTTCCACACTCCCCTGCTGCAGAGCTGCACTTAACTGAGGCTCATGTATCTTTTCCTGCTGTGAAGTGTAACCCATCAAATCCAGACCAGGAGTTTGCAGAAG CTGCTGTGTCTGGAAAGAAAGTGTCGTCTCCTCCACCTGAAATCACTACTGCAGACGTGGGGCTTGTAATTGACAGTCCTCTGTTTGAATTGACAAACTGTCCAAACCAATCATCAGAGCCGGAGAACATCATGTCTGTGGTGATGGACAAGTCAAGGAGGAGAAAAG CCTATCAGAGGCCTCTCTTGGGCAGAGACTCCACCCCCGGCCTCACCCGCAAAAGACGCTGCACGGGTGTAGTCAGCTACAAAGAACCGTCAATCAGCTC GAAGCTGCGGCGTGGAGACAAGTTCACAGACACTCGTTTTCTGCGCTCGCCCGTCTTCAAACAGAAATCTCGACACTCCCTTAAAGCCATGGAGAAATACAACGAGTCGTTTGTGGGCTGTCTCTGA